A portion of the Flavobacterium magnum genome contains these proteins:
- a CDS encoding transglutaminase domain-containing protein produces the protein MKKRFPKLMLTITFIFLFIQSAFAQDFAAVDDIVRGYPSAFSSAEKLAGKINTDFSSDADKARAIYTWIATNIRYDLPASRFGNGVAFYYKDEADRIEKEKKFRLQLAEKTLKSGKGICQNYAALFHHLCDLTALKCIDIPGSAKTSPTQIGKLPQPSDHIWNAVKIGNSWNLIDVTWGAGNVDSDTGRFVPSFNDGYFCTMPEIFFLNHFPEDNRMSMLEKTPQDFANLPLYYGSYVNSDYEILSPESGILPARQKAIPFRIADLGERDSVTYAFSSQNELQRPELKRNGNLAEFEIPIDAADRGFLTLFVNNRSVAAYKIAR, from the coding sequence ATGAAAAAGCGTTTCCCCAAACTGATGCTGACCATCACCTTTATCTTTTTATTCATCCAAAGTGCTTTTGCACAGGACTTTGCTGCGGTGGATGACATCGTACGGGGTTATCCGTCAGCCTTTTCTTCGGCAGAAAAACTTGCCGGGAAAATCAATACCGATTTCAGTTCTGATGCCGACAAGGCGCGCGCGATTTACACCTGGATTGCGACCAATATCCGTTACGATTTACCGGCCTCGCGTTTCGGTAATGGTGTGGCGTTCTATTATAAGGATGAAGCCGATCGAATAGAAAAAGAGAAAAAATTTCGTCTCCAGCTGGCTGAGAAGACACTGAAAAGCGGAAAAGGCATTTGCCAGAATTACGCAGCGCTGTTTCATCACCTTTGCGACCTGACGGCGCTGAAATGCATTGACATTCCCGGCAGCGCCAAGACCAGTCCCACACAAATAGGCAAGCTGCCGCAACCGAGCGACCACATATGGAATGCCGTCAAAATCGGAAATTCATGGAATCTCATCGATGTCACCTGGGGCGCCGGGAACGTCGATTCTGACACCGGACGGTTTGTTCCCTCGTTTAATGACGGCTATTTCTGTACAATGCCCGAAATTTTTTTCCTGAACCATTTTCCTGAAGACAATAGGATGTCGATGCTCGAAAAAACACCGCAGGACTTTGCAAACCTGCCCTTATATTACGGTAGCTATGTCAATTCTGATTACGAAATCCTGTCGCCTGAAAGCGGTATACTTCCTGCCCGACAAAAAGCTATCCCTTTCCGTATTGCCGACCTCGGTGAGCGCGACAGCGTCACGTACGCCTTCAGCAGTCAGAACGAACTGCAGCGCCCCGAGCTCAAACGCAATGGCAACCTTGCTGAATTTGAAATCCCTATTGATGCGGCGGATCGCGGATTCCTGACACTTTTTGTAAACAACCGCTCAGTAGCGGCCTATAAAATTGCGCGATAA
- a CDS encoding TIGR02117 family protein — protein sequence MKYRAWTWLRLFRRLMLSLLVFIAAYMLLAFLLSRISVNSRDEDPDSAVAIYLRTNGVHTDVVFPVENEVFNWKQFVRVGHTVANDAALAYVAFGWGDRDFYLHTPEWSDLKFRTAFNAAFYLGTSAMHVVFLDQPLEGERCRKIFVSRREYADMVAFVQKSFARDTAGNPRPILHSGYGLNDIFYEAEGRYSLFYTCNSWTNNTLKSGRQKAALWTLTDGGIFCHYQ from the coding sequence TTGAAGTATAGAGCTTGGACATGGTTGCGGTTGTTTCGGAGGCTGATGCTTTCGCTGCTGGTCTTTATCGCCGCCTATATGCTCCTGGCTTTTTTACTGTCACGCATTTCGGTGAATTCCCGAGACGAGGATCCGGACTCTGCTGTCGCCATCTACCTGCGTACCAACGGTGTCCACACCGATGTGGTTTTTCCGGTTGAGAATGAGGTTTTTAACTGGAAGCAATTCGTCCGGGTTGGCCATACCGTAGCCAACGATGCGGCATTGGCATATGTCGCTTTCGGCTGGGGTGACAGGGATTTTTACCTTCATACGCCGGAGTGGTCTGACCTTAAATTCCGCACCGCTTTCAATGCCGCCTTTTATCTGGGCACCAGCGCAATGCATGTGGTTTTTCTCGACCAGCCGCTTGAGGGCGAACGCTGCCGCAAAATTTTTGTAAGCCGCCGGGAGTATGCGGACATGGTGGCTTTCGTTCAAAAATCATTTGCGCGCGACACAGCCGGAAATCCACGCCCGATTTTACATTCGGGCTACGGCCTGAACGACATCTTTTATGAAGCCGAAGGCAGGTACAGCCTGTTCTACACCTGCAATTCCTGGACGAACAACACGCTGAAATCCGGAAGGCAGAAGGCGGCCTTGTGGACGCTGACCGACGGTGGCATTTTTTGCCATTACCAGTAA
- a CDS encoding DNA topoisomerase IV subunit B, which yields MSVENQYTEENIRSLDWKEHIRMRPGMYIGKLGDGSSVDDGIYILLKEVIDNCIDEFVMGAGKTIEVTIRDRTVSVRDYGRGIPLGKVVDVVSKMNTGGKYDSLAFKKSVGLNGVGTKAVNALSNYFRVESVREEKQKAAEFSAGNLVMEEDVIDTTKRKGTKVIFTPDEAIFKNYKFRNEYVVKMLKNYCYLNTGLTIIYNGEKFYSDNGLKDLLDENISEEDMVYPIIHLLGDDIEIAMTHSKSQYSEEYHSFVNGQNTTQGGTHLVAFREALVKTIREFYNKSFEPSDIRKSIVSAISVKVMEPVFESQTKTKLGSTDMGPDLPSVRTFINDFVKNKLDNFLHKNPETADLLLRKILQAERERKELSGIRKLAKDRAKKASLHNKKLRDCRVHLPDIKNPRYLESTLFITEGDSASGSITKSRDVNTQAVFSLRGKPLNSYGMSKKIVYENEEFNLLQAALNIEEDMSDLRYNNIVIATDADVDGMHIRLLLITFFLQFFPELIKEGHLYILQTPLFRVRNKKETIYCYSEEERVAAIEKLKPKPEITRFKGLGEISPDEFKHFIGDDIRLDPIMLDKGTSIEQLLSFYMGKNTPDRQEFIINNLKVELDVIEEL from the coding sequence ATGTCAGTCGAAAATCAATATACCGAAGAGAATATCCGTTCGCTGGACTGGAAGGAGCACATCCGCATGCGTCCCGGGATGTATATTGGGAAACTTGGTGACGGCTCCTCGGTTGATGACGGTATTTACATACTGCTCAAGGAGGTTATTGATAACTGTATCGATGAATTCGTTATGGGTGCCGGCAAGACCATTGAAGTGACCATCCGAGACAGGACGGTGTCGGTGCGGGATTACGGGCGCGGGATTCCGCTGGGCAAGGTGGTCGATGTCGTGTCGAAAATGAATACCGGCGGGAAATACGATTCGCTGGCCTTCAAGAAATCGGTCGGATTGAATGGTGTGGGTACCAAGGCGGTCAATGCGCTGTCAAACTACTTTCGCGTAGAATCGGTCAGGGAAGAAAAGCAGAAAGCGGCAGAGTTTTCCGCCGGAAACCTGGTGATGGAAGAAGACGTGATCGATACCACGAAACGTAAAGGCACAAAGGTAATCTTCACTCCTGACGAAGCCATTTTCAAAAACTACAAGTTCAGGAATGAATATGTGGTGAAGATGCTCAAGAATTACTGCTACCTCAATACCGGGCTGACGATCATTTACAACGGAGAAAAATTTTATTCCGATAACGGTTTAAAGGACCTGCTCGATGAGAATATTTCAGAAGAGGACATGGTCTATCCGATCATCCACCTGCTCGGCGACGATATCGAGATTGCGATGACCCACAGTAAATCGCAATACAGCGAAGAATACCATTCGTTTGTTAACGGCCAGAATACGACGCAGGGTGGTACGCACCTGGTGGCCTTTCGGGAGGCTCTTGTGAAGACCATCCGGGAGTTTTACAACAAGAGCTTCGAGCCTTCAGACATCCGCAAGTCGATTGTGAGCGCCATCAGCGTAAAGGTGATGGAGCCCGTGTTTGAGTCGCAGACGAAAACCAAGCTGGGGTCTACGGATATGGGCCCTGACCTGCCTTCAGTACGTACGTTCATCAACGATTTTGTAAAAAACAAGCTTGACAATTTCCTGCATAAAAATCCTGAAACGGCTGATTTATTGCTGCGTAAGATACTCCAGGCGGAACGCGAGCGAAAAGAGCTCTCGGGAATCCGAAAACTGGCCAAAGACCGTGCAAAGAAGGCAAGCCTCCACAATAAGAAACTTCGCGACTGCCGCGTACACCTGCCGGATATCAAGAATCCGCGTTACCTGGAAAGTACGCTGTTCATCACCGAAGGGGATTCAGCTTCCGGATCGATTACCAAATCGCGGGATGTCAATACCCAGGCGGTTTTCAGTCTTCGCGGTAAGCCGTTGAACTCCTACGGGATGAGCAAAAAAATCGTGTACGAGAATGAAGAGTTCAACCTGCTGCAGGCGGCGCTCAACATCGAAGAAGACATGAGCGACCTGAGGTACAACAACATCGTCATCGCCACCGATGCCGATGTGGACGGGATGCACATCCGGTTACTGCTCATCACTTTTTTTCTGCAATTTTTCCCCGAGCTGATCAAGGAAGGGCACCTGTATATCCTGCAGACACCGTTATTCCGGGTCAGGAATAAGAAGGAAACGATTTACTGCTATTCTGAAGAAGAGCGCGTAGCGGCGATTGAAAAACTGAAACCCAAGCCGGAAATCACACGATTCAAGGGATTGGGAGAAATTTCACCCGATGAGTTTAAACATTTTATCGGCGACGACATCAGGCTGGATCCGATCATGCTCGACAAAGGCACATCAATCGAACAGCTGCTGTCCTTTTACATGGGAAAAAATACGCCCGACAGACAGGAGTTTATCATCAACAACCTGAAGGTCGAACTTGACGTAATTGAGGAACTGTAA
- a CDS encoding DNA gyrase/topoisomerase IV subunit A: protein MDEEEENINPDALSEEQRPEGSHFYENEEEDPNDTITKVTGMYKDWFLDYASYVILERAVPAIEDGFKPVQRRIMHSLKELDDGRYNKVANVVGHTMQYHPHGDASIGDAMVQIGQKELLIDTQGNWGNILTGDGAAASRYIEARLSKFALEVLYSPKITEWIASYDGRRNEPNNLPVKFPLLLAQGAEGIAVGLSTKVLPHNFNELIDASIKILKNKPFQLFPDFQTAGIADVSNYNDGMRGGRVRVRAKIGQLDKNTLVITQIPFSTNTSTLIDSILKANEKGKIKIKKIEDNTAAEVEILIHLFPGVSPDKTIDALYAFTACETSVAPLGCVIEDHKPRFIGVSDMLRISTKRTVQLLKQELEIQLDELEENWHFASLERIFIENRIYRLIEEEETWEGVINAIDEGLKPHITHLRRAVTHEDINRLTEIRIKRISRFDIDKAQEKIEALEGEIEQVKHHLEHLTDFAIAFFTKLKEKYGKGRERQTELRIFDDIEATKVVLRNTKLYVNREEGFIGTGLKKDEYVTDCSDIDDVIVFLRNGTMMITKVDDKKFIGKDIIHVDIFDKNDKRTIYNMVYRDGKSGPSFIKRFNVSGVTRDKAYDLTNGNTGSQVLYFSHNPNGEAEVITILLRQVGSIKKLKFDIDFAKMAIKGRSSKGNLVTKYPIKKIELKEKGISTLLPRKIWFDDTVQRLNVDGRGELLGEFRPSDKILVISQTGKLKVIIPELTTHFDPDMVVLEKWIPKKPISAIYYDGEKERYYVKRFIVENEGKEETFISEHPNSQLEIVSTDYRPVAELVFAKVKGVQKENLVVDVEAFIAVKGFKALGNQLTADKLKQVNMLEPLPYELPEEAVAEVTEVPEPTDIPDEDVQIDDEGQITLF, encoded by the coding sequence ATGGACGAAGAAGAAGAAAATATCAACCCCGACGCACTTTCAGAAGAACAGCGCCCGGAAGGCTCGCACTTCTATGAGAATGAGGAAGAAGACCCGAATGACACGATCACGAAGGTTACCGGTATGTATAAAGACTGGTTTCTGGATTATGCCTCGTACGTCATCCTCGAACGCGCCGTACCAGCCATCGAAGATGGTTTCAAACCGGTGCAACGCCGCATCATGCATTCGCTGAAAGAACTTGATGACGGCCGCTACAATAAAGTTGCTAATGTCGTTGGGCATACCATGCAGTACCATCCGCATGGCGATGCGAGCATTGGCGACGCTATGGTGCAGATCGGGCAGAAGGAGCTGCTGATTGATACCCAGGGAAACTGGGGAAATATCCTTACCGGGGACGGGGCAGCTGCCTCACGTTACATTGAGGCGCGCCTTTCCAAATTTGCACTCGAGGTGCTGTACAGCCCTAAGATTACCGAATGGATTGCCTCTTACGACGGCCGCCGCAACGAACCCAACAATCTACCCGTAAAATTTCCGCTGTTGCTGGCACAGGGCGCGGAAGGGATTGCCGTGGGACTTTCGACAAAAGTATTGCCGCACAATTTTAACGAACTGATTGATGCTTCGATAAAAATACTTAAAAACAAACCTTTCCAGCTATTCCCTGATTTCCAGACAGCCGGTATCGCCGACGTGTCGAATTACAACGACGGGATGCGTGGCGGAAGGGTGCGCGTGCGGGCCAAAATCGGCCAGTTGGATAAAAACACACTCGTCATTACCCAAATCCCTTTCTCAACCAATACTTCAACACTGATTGATAGTATATTGAAAGCCAACGAGAAAGGAAAAATAAAAATTAAGAAGATAGAAGACAACACCGCGGCGGAGGTGGAGATATTAATCCACCTTTTTCCCGGCGTCTCACCAGATAAAACCATAGACGCGTTGTATGCCTTTACGGCCTGCGAAACGTCGGTGGCACCGCTGGGCTGTGTGATTGAAGACCATAAACCGCGGTTTATCGGCGTATCGGACATGTTGCGGATTTCGACGAAACGCACCGTGCAGTTGTTGAAGCAGGAACTGGAAATCCAGCTCGATGAACTCGAGGAAAACTGGCATTTTGCATCACTCGAGCGCATCTTTATTGAGAACAGGATTTACCGCCTTATCGAAGAGGAGGAAACCTGGGAAGGCGTAATCAACGCGATTGACGAAGGATTGAAACCCCACATTACCCACCTCAGGCGCGCGGTAACGCATGAAGACATCAACCGGCTGACAGAAATCCGGATCAAACGCATTTCCAGGTTCGACATCGACAAGGCACAGGAGAAGATTGAGGCGCTCGAGGGTGAAATCGAACAGGTCAAGCACCATCTGGAACACCTGACTGATTTTGCGATTGCGTTTTTCACGAAGCTTAAGGAGAAATACGGCAAAGGACGCGAACGGCAGACAGAGCTGCGTATTTTTGATGACATCGAAGCCACGAAAGTCGTCCTCCGGAATACCAAATTGTATGTGAACCGTGAGGAGGGCTTTATCGGGACCGGGTTGAAGAAAGACGAATACGTGACCGATTGTTCCGACATTGACGATGTAATCGTGTTCCTGAGAAATGGCACCATGATGATCACCAAGGTTGATGACAAGAAATTTATTGGTAAAGACATCATACACGTTGATATTTTTGATAAAAATGACAAGCGCACGATTTACAATATGGTGTACCGCGACGGGAAATCAGGGCCTTCGTTTATCAAGCGCTTCAACGTTTCAGGCGTCACGCGAGACAAGGCGTATGACCTGACCAACGGGAATACCGGGTCGCAGGTGCTGTATTTTTCTCACAATCCTAATGGCGAGGCAGAGGTGATTACGATTTTACTCCGTCAGGTCGGAAGCATCAAAAAACTCAAATTCGATATTGATTTCGCCAAAATGGCGATCAAGGGGCGCTCGTCAAAAGGCAATCTCGTGACCAAATACCCGATCAAGAAAATCGAGCTCAAGGAAAAAGGGATTTCTACATTATTGCCCCGTAAGATATGGTTTGACGACACAGTGCAGCGCCTCAATGTCGACGGCAGGGGAGAGTTGCTTGGGGAATTCAGGCCCAGCGATAAGATTCTTGTGATTTCGCAAACGGGAAAACTCAAGGTCATCATTCCCGAGCTGACGACGCATTTCGACCCCGATATGGTCGTTCTGGAAAAATGGATCCCGAAAAAACCGATTTCGGCAATCTACTACGACGGCGAAAAAGAGCGTTATTATGTGAAGCGTTTTATCGTGGAAAACGAGGGGAAGGAAGAAACCTTCATCAGCGAACACCCGAATTCACAGCTCGAGATTGTCTCGACGGATTACCGTCCCGTGGCTGAACTGGTTTTCGCCAAAGTGAAGGGTGTACAGAAAGAAAATCTCGTCGTCGACGTCGAGGCGTTCATCGCGGTAAAAGGATTTAAGGCATTAGGGAACCAGCTCACGGCTGACAAGCTCAAACAGGTGAACATGCTCGAACCGTTGCCTTACGAACTCCCGGAGGAGGCGGTCGCCGAAGTTACCGAAGTTCCGGAACCAACGGACATTCCGGACGAAGATGTTCAGATTGATGACGAGGGACAGATCACCTTATTTTAG
- a CDS encoding TerC family protein, translating into MEVLLNPNSWIALLTLTFLEIVLGIDNIIFISIATGKLPMAKRKKATKIGMFLAMFMRIGLLFGISLLIAMKEPWYSINTDWVTLNITGQSIILLLGGLFLLYKSTKEIREKVDERGEEEKELKRGAASTFGNVILQIILIDMVFSFDSILTAVGMTNGVEGAIYIMIAAVIISVFIMMQFAVPIGTFVNKNPSIQILALSFLVLIGFMLIVESAHLANASFFGNHVETVPKGYLYFAIAFSLLVELLNMKMSKKQKKSRDEEA; encoded by the coding sequence ATGGAAGTCTTACTGAATCCCAATTCCTGGATTGCCTTACTGACGCTTACTTTTCTTGAAATCGTATTGGGAATCGACAACATCATTTTTATTTCCATCGCGACCGGGAAGCTCCCGATGGCAAAGCGCAAAAAAGCGACCAAAATCGGTATGTTCCTTGCGATGTTTATGCGCATCGGGCTGTTGTTCGGGATCAGCCTGCTGATTGCGATGAAGGAGCCGTGGTACAGCATCAACACGGATTGGGTTACGCTCAATATCACCGGACAGAGCATCATTTTGTTGCTGGGCGGATTGTTCCTGCTGTATAAAAGTACGAAAGAGATCCGCGAGAAGGTCGACGAACGAGGTGAAGAGGAAAAAGAGCTCAAGCGCGGTGCGGCCTCTACATTCGGGAATGTGATCCTGCAGATCATCCTGATTGATATGGTGTTTTCGTTTGACAGCATACTGACCGCGGTGGGTATGACCAATGGCGTGGAAGGTGCGATTTATATCATGATTGCCGCGGTGATCATTTCGGTGTTTATCATGATGCAATTTGCGGTGCCTATCGGTACTTTCGTCAATAAGAATCCTTCAATCCAGATTTTGGCGCTGTCTTTCCTGGTGCTGATCGGCTTCATGCTGATTGTGGAATCTGCGCACCTGGCGAACGCGTCTTTCTTCGGGAACCATGTTGAGACTGTGCCGAAAGGTTACCTGTACTTCGCCATCGCGTTCTCATTGCTGGTCGAGCTCCTGAACATGAAAATGTCAAAGAAACAAAAGAAAAGCCGCGATGAGGAGGCGTAA
- a CDS encoding DNA topoisomerase IV, translated as MKKILLTAVSLAMISCYEPPERRCNDFKTGKFRTEQIVNGKKTVTEFERNDSLETGILNGEKETATVRWVNDCEYIMRKKDPKNYREAVAISVKILTTSKNSYTFEYGEVGKSKKFTATATRIPD; from the coding sequence ATGAAAAAAATACTACTAACCGCCGTTTCACTAGCCATGATTTCCTGTTATGAACCCCCCGAGCGCCGGTGCAATGATTTTAAGACAGGTAAATTCCGAACGGAACAAATCGTTAACGGTAAGAAAACCGTCACGGAATTTGAACGCAATGACAGCCTTGAAACCGGCATTCTCAATGGAGAAAAAGAAACCGCGACAGTGCGGTGGGTCAATGACTGCGAGTATATCATGCGGAAAAAAGACCCGAAAAATTACCGTGAAGCGGTTGCAATCAGCGTGAAAATATTGACCACCTCAAAAAATTCGTATACCTTTGAATACGGGGAAGTCGGGAAATCCAAAAAATTCACCGCCACCGCCACAAGGATTCCGGATTGA
- a CDS encoding DUF1572 family protein, with translation MDTNTTYLESVRKQFLYYKTIAEKALAQLQDAQLFTATNEDTNSIAVIVKHLSGNMLSRWTDFLTADGEKEWRDRDSEFNDTYSSRAEMLEAWEKGWSCLFEAIDGLKPEQLSDIIYIRNEGHTVIEAINRQLAHYPYHVGQIVFYAKMLKQGAWDTLSIARNRSANYNAGKFSKEKTIRNFTDDELDKLNK, from the coding sequence ATGGATACCAATACCACTTACCTCGAAAGTGTGCGCAAACAGTTCCTGTATTACAAGACCATTGCCGAAAAGGCGCTGGCACAATTGCAGGACGCGCAGTTGTTTACAGCGACGAACGAAGATACGAACAGCATCGCAGTGATTGTAAAGCACTTGTCCGGCAACATGCTTTCGCGCTGGACCGATTTCCTGACCGCAGACGGTGAGAAGGAATGGCGTGATCGTGACAGCGAATTCAATGATACTTACAGCTCAAGGGCCGAGATGCTCGAAGCCTGGGAAAAAGGCTGGTCATGTCTCTTTGAGGCGATTGATGGCCTGAAGCCGGAACAGCTGTCGGATATCATTTACATCCGGAACGAAGGGCATACCGTCATTGAGGCGATCAACCGACAGCTGGCGCATTATCCATATCATGTCGGACAGATTGTTTTTTATGCGAAAATGCTTAAGCAGGGTGCGTGGGATACGCTGTCGATTGCCCGGAACCGGTCGGCGAACTACAATGCCGGAAAGTTCTCGAAGGAGAAGACCATACGAAATTTTACGGACGATGAACTGGACAAATTAAACAAATAG
- a CDS encoding pentapeptide repeat-containing protein: protein MENLINIDVVFDKLAFVNQKLAHREFDGCIFRNCDFAGSDLSNNSFTDCEFRDCNLGMVKFRETGLKTVLFSNCKVIGVRFDEADEFLFHVRFDNSVLDYACFENRKMPKTSFRHCSLREVIFTGADLSGSDFDHCNLEGAIFSETELKACDFTTAYHFSIDPEQNPMKKAKFAVEALPNLLSKYDIKII, encoded by the coding sequence ATGGAAAACCTCATTAACATTGATGTTGTTTTCGACAAATTGGCCTTCGTGAACCAGAAGTTGGCCCACCGGGAGTTTGATGGCTGTATTTTCCGGAATTGCGATTTCGCAGGCAGCGACCTGTCGAACAACAGCTTTACCGATTGTGAATTCCGTGATTGTAACCTTGGCATGGTGAAGTTTAGGGAGACCGGACTCAAGACCGTGCTGTTCAGCAATTGTAAAGTCATCGGTGTCCGGTTTGATGAGGCGGACGAATTTCTGTTCCATGTCCGTTTCGACAATTCAGTGCTCGATTATGCGTGTTTCGAAAACAGGAAAATGCCGAAGACCAGTTTCAGACATTGCAGCTTGCGCGAAGTAATTTTTACGGGTGCGGACCTTTCGGGTTCCGATTTTGACCATTGCAACCTCGAAGGCGCGATTTTCAGCGAAACGGAGTTGAAAGCCTGTGATTTCACGACCGCTTACCATTTCAGCATCGACCCGGAGCAAAATCCGATGAAAAAGGCAAAGTTTGCTGTAGAGGCGCTGCCCAACCTGCTTTCCAAATACGACATTAAAATCATTTAG
- a CDS encoding DUF6095 family protein — MPTNKDILNKGLKLLAFALPCAFIGPAVIHFAFINKQQPLFPLVLGIGIVLAFAAIFLMFKGIITIINSMTD, encoded by the coding sequence ATGCCTACAAACAAAGACATTTTAAACAAGGGATTGAAACTGCTGGCGTTTGCGTTGCCCTGCGCCTTCATCGGTCCGGCCGTGATCCATTTTGCATTTATAAACAAGCAGCAACCCTTGTTCCCGCTCGTGCTTGGAATCGGGATTGTACTCGCTTTTGCCGCGATTTTCCTGATGTTCAAAGGCATCATCACCATCATTAACAGCATGACCGACTGA
- the murQ gene encoding N-acetylmuramic acid 6-phosphate etherase, with protein sequence MSFTKTTEQSSKYNSLESMPVGELLASINNEDKTVPYAVEKALPQIEKLVNDIVLRMQNGGRLFYIGAGTSGRLGIVDASECPPTFGVPFDLVNGIIAGGDKAIRRAVENAEDDAEQAWKDLTDMQIGLNDTVIGIAASGTTPYVIGGLAQCNRNNILTGAICCNAGSPLSQTAIHPIEVVVGPEFVTGSSRMKAGTAQKLVLNMISTTVMIRLGRVKGNKMVDMQLSNKKLVDRGAKMIVEETGVSYDDAIEMLIQYGSVRSAVDNYQSKS encoded by the coding sequence TTGTCTTTTACCAAAACGACTGAACAGTCCTCGAAATACAACAGCCTCGAATCGATGCCGGTTGGCGAACTGCTGGCCAGTATCAATAACGAAGACAAGACCGTCCCTTACGCGGTTGAGAAAGCGCTTCCGCAGATAGAAAAACTCGTCAATGACATCGTGTTGCGCATGCAAAACGGCGGCCGCTTATTTTATATCGGGGCCGGGACATCCGGAAGGCTGGGAATTGTAGATGCCTCTGAATGTCCGCCCACTTTCGGCGTACCGTTCGACCTTGTCAACGGGATCATCGCAGGTGGCGATAAGGCAATCCGGCGCGCGGTTGAAAATGCGGAAGATGATGCCGAGCAGGCGTGGAAAGACCTCACCGACATGCAAATCGGTCTGAACGATACCGTCATAGGGATTGCCGCTTCCGGCACGACGCCTTATGTCATCGGCGGATTGGCCCAATGCAACCGGAACAACATCCTGACCGGCGCGATTTGCTGCAACGCGGGCAGCCCGTTATCACAGACGGCAATCCATCCGATCGAGGTTGTCGTAGGCCCAGAATTCGTCACGGGCAGTTCACGTATGAAGGCCGGAACCGCACAAAAACTCGTGCTCAATATGATTTCGACAACCGTAATGATCCGACTCGGCCGCGTGAAGGGCAACAAAATGGTTGACATGCAGTTGAGCAACAAAAAACTTGTAGACCGGGGCGCCAAAATGATCGTGGAGGAAACCGGCGTAAGCTACGACGATGCCATCGAAATGCTGATACAATACGGCAGCGTGCGCAGTGCGGTTGATAACTACCAAAGCAAATCGTAA
- a CDS encoding ZIP family metal transporter gives MNYLLPLLSVLAGYAFAIFIRPEKKKSLKLLLSFSGAFLLSLTVMHLLPEVYEAEHLKSGEAHSNTVGIFIMVGILFQILLEFFSKGAEHGHVHGHEEMLRMPWTLFFSLCLHAFLEGFPVSRHHDLAMGIAIHHLPIAVILTLFFINGKLKKTTIFIFMAAFAIMTPLGTFAAESLSVLNDYYTQITAVVIGILFHISSTIIFEASENHKFNVAKLSMIALGIVLALLL, from the coding sequence ATGAACTATTTACTCCCGTTATTGTCTGTTCTGGCAGGTTACGCCTTCGCCATTTTCATCAGGCCCGAAAAGAAGAAAAGCCTGAAATTACTGCTTTCATTCAGTGGGGCATTCCTGCTGTCGCTGACGGTAATGCATCTGCTTCCGGAAGTTTATGAAGCGGAACACCTGAAAAGTGGCGAAGCACATTCCAATACTGTTGGTATTTTTATTATGGTCGGGATATTGTTCCAGATCTTATTGGAGTTCTTTTCGAAAGGCGCTGAACACGGTCATGTACACGGTCACGAGGAAATGCTGCGGATGCCGTGGACTTTGTTCTTCAGTCTTTGCCTGCATGCCTTCCTCGAAGGATTTCCGGTAAGCCGGCATCACGACCTCGCTATGGGAATCGCCATCCATCACTTACCGATTGCGGTCATCCTGACGCTGTTCTTCATCAATGGCAAATTGAAAAAAACCACGATTTTTATATTTATGGCTGCATTTGCAATCATGACGCCTTTAGGTACCTTTGCGGCAGAATCCTTGTCGGTTTTAAACGACTATTACACTCAGATTACGGCGGTTGTCATCGGAATCTTATTCCATATTTCCTCAACGATTATTTTTGAGGCGAGTGAAAATCATAAATTCAATGTGGCGAAACTGTCGATGATCGCCCTTGGTATTGTCCTGGCGTTGCTATTGTAG